In one Candidatus Dechloromonas phosphoritropha genomic region, the following are encoded:
- a CDS encoding CRISPR-associated endonuclease Cas2, translating to MPAPTRTLYLICYDIANPRRLSRVFRFLRGYRIGGQKSFFECWLTPAELRHVQVGLILRMNLDEDRAHLFQLDPRQQTTCLGAAMPPHQGAFMIL from the coding sequence ATGCCAGCCCCAACCCGAACGCTTTACCTGATTTGCTACGACATCGCCAACCCGAGGCGCCTGAGTCGCGTTTTCCGTTTCCTGCGCGGCTACAGGATTGGCGGTCAAAAATCGTTTTTCGAGTGCTGGCTGACACCCGCCGAACTGCGCCACGTGCAGGTCGGGCTGATCCTGCGCATGAATCTTGACGAGGATCGCGCCCATCTGTTTCAGCTCGATCCACGCCAGCAAACCACCTGCCTTGGGGCGGCCATGCCGCCGCACCAGGGCGCCTTCATGATTCTCTGA
- the cas1 gene encoding CRISPR-associated endonuclease Cas1: MTSLYVDRRNVELKADGEALVFIENGERVGTVPLQPLSRVFLRGDIKLSASLLGKLGEHNIGVIVLSGRKGTPSLLLGRPHNDAARRIAQYRLSLDGDYCLKFSRAIVAAKLSGQLELIRERRTSDLMHRYPLSVCEKRISGMLARVDAQESIATLRGLEGAAAAAYFEALAEIVPASLNFHGRNRQPPRDPLNAVLSLTYTLLHGEATLALYGAGLDPFIGFYHCLDFGRESLACDVMEVLRPQADRFALMLFRDGTLTSGDFSTTESGCLLGKAGRGRYYAAYETRAETFRRELEQAVHDIAHAVAANPVLPVPGEGA, from the coding sequence ATGACCAGCCTCTACGTCGACCGCAGAAATGTCGAACTCAAAGCCGATGGCGAAGCGCTCGTCTTCATCGAAAACGGCGAGCGGGTCGGCACCGTGCCGCTCCAGCCGCTCTCCCGCGTCTTTCTGCGCGGCGACATCAAGCTGAGCGCCAGCCTCCTCGGAAAACTCGGCGAGCATAACATCGGCGTCATCGTTCTTTCAGGGCGCAAGGGAACGCCCAGCCTGCTCCTCGGCCGCCCGCACAATGACGCCGCGCGACGGATCGCCCAATATCGCCTCTCGCTGGATGGCGACTATTGCCTCAAGTTTTCCCGGGCCATCGTTGCCGCGAAACTCTCCGGACAACTCGAACTGATCCGCGAACGCCGTACCAGCGACCTGATGCACCGCTACCCGCTCAGCGTCTGCGAAAAGAGAATCTCCGGCATGCTCGCCCGGGTCGATGCCCAGGAAAGCATTGCCACCTTGCGCGGCCTCGAAGGCGCGGCTGCCGCTGCCTATTTCGAAGCCCTCGCCGAAATCGTCCCGGCCAGCCTGAACTTTCACGGACGCAACCGCCAGCCGCCGCGTGACCCGCTCAACGCCGTCCTGTCGCTCACCTACACGCTGCTGCACGGCGAAGCCACACTTGCCCTGTATGGTGCCGGACTGGATCCGTTCATCGGGTTCTATCATTGCCTCGACTTTGGCCGTGAATCGCTCGCCTGCGATGTCATGGAAGTGCTGCGCCCGCAGGCCGACCGTTTTGCATTGATGCTGTTCCGCGACGGCACGCTCACCAGCGGCGACTTTTCCACTACCGAAAGCGGCTGCCTCCTCGGCAAGGCCGGCCGCGGCCGCTACTACGCCGCCTATGAAACGCGGGCCGAAACCTTCCGCCGCGAACTGGAGCAAGCCGTGCACGACATCGCGCACGCCGTCGCCGCCAACCCGGTGCTTCCTGTCCCCGGGGAAGGCGCATGA
- a CDS encoding CRISPR-associated endonuclease Cas2 — MSRAWIIGYDISDPRRLGRVHRAMVNRAMPIEYSIFLFIGNERQVAECLATVDMLIDGKTDDVRCYPLPSRGLQERIGRATLPAGIQWTGLPAALACAFTGNAA, encoded by the coding sequence ATGAGCCGCGCCTGGATCATCGGCTACGACATCAGCGACCCGCGCCGCCTCGGCCGCGTACATCGGGCCATGGTCAATCGTGCCATGCCCATCGAATACAGCATCTTCCTGTTCATCGGCAACGAACGCCAGGTCGCCGAATGCCTTGCCACGGTCGACATGCTGATCGACGGCAAAACCGACGACGTGCGCTGCTACCCGTTGCCCTCCCGCGGGCTGCAGGAGCGTATCGGCCGCGCCACGCTGCCCGCAGGCATTCAATGGACCGGCCTGCCGGCAGCGCTCGCCTGCGCTTTCACCGGCAACGCGGCATAA
- a CDS encoding TIGR02584 family CRISPR-associated protein → MPPKRILLAVTGLSPQIVTETLYALCVAQDPAWVPDEIHLITSQEGAERARLSLLDPTAGQFHAFCRDYPQALGIAFTPAHIHTIADRNGNPLSDIRTPEDNAQAADTIHALVSEFTAEPAGELHVSIAGGRKTMGFYLGYCLSLAARPQDKLSHVLVSDPFESLPDFYYPPAVPCLLHTRDGRPIHTADARVMLAEIPFVRLRPLLPAAALATRQSFSEAVAATQAHLEKPQLKINLVGRQIHCGRHAVNLPPQLFAWYVWLARRNRDGLPPVRHTDADPGEFLAAYAQVVGIDAVDYEKAAEMLKKENGFSKEFFEQKRAKINRILKNSLGLAATPYLIASLGQRPLTRYGLLLQANEIHWQ, encoded by the coding sequence ATGCCACCCAAACGTATCCTGCTGGCGGTCACCGGCCTCTCACCGCAGATCGTCACCGAAACCCTCTATGCCCTGTGCGTTGCACAAGACCCCGCCTGGGTGCCCGATGAAATCCATCTCATCACCAGCCAGGAAGGCGCCGAACGCGCCCGGCTTTCCCTTCTCGACCCGACCGCCGGCCAGTTCCATGCGTTCTGTCGCGACTACCCGCAGGCCCTTGGCATCGCCTTCACCCCGGCGCACATTCACACCATCGCCGACCGCAACGGGAACCCGCTCTCCGACATCCGCACGCCTGAAGACAATGCACAGGCGGCGGATACGATCCATGCCCTGGTTAGCGAGTTCACCGCCGAGCCAGCCGGCGAACTCCATGTCTCGATTGCCGGTGGCCGCAAGACCATGGGCTTCTACCTCGGTTACTGTCTCTCGCTCGCCGCCCGGCCCCAGGACAAACTCTCGCACGTCCTTGTCTCCGACCCCTTCGAATCGCTGCCCGATTTCTACTACCCGCCCGCCGTGCCCTGCCTGCTGCACACTCGTGACGGCCGACCCATCCACACCGCCGACGCCCGCGTCATGCTCGCCGAAATCCCGTTTGTCCGTCTCCGCCCGCTGCTGCCGGCTGCCGCGCTGGCCACGCGACAAAGTTTCTCCGAGGCCGTCGCCGCCACCCAGGCGCATCTGGAAAAGCCGCAACTAAAAATCAATCTGGTGGGACGGCAAATTCATTGCGGTCGCCATGCCGTCAACCTGCCTCCGCAGTTGTTCGCGTGGTATGTCTGGCTTGCCCGACGCAACCGCGACGGCCTGCCACCAGTGCGCCACACCGACGCCGATCCGGGGGAATTTCTCGCCGCGTACGCGCAAGTGGTGGGCATTGACGCGGTCGACTACGAAAAAGCCGCCGAAATGCTGAAGAAGGAAAATGGCTTCAGCAAAGAGTTCTTTGAACAAAAGCGCGCCAAGATCAATCGCATCCTGAAAAACTCGCTGGGCCTCGCGGCCACGCCATACCTGATCGCCAGCCTCGGCCAGCGCCCGCTAACCCGTTACGGCTTGCTTTTGCAGGCGAATGAAATTCATTGGCAATGA
- a CDS encoding DUF2442 domain-containing protein, with product MERTSNESRLHAIDARVEGRNITLRLSNAQQIVFPVDDFPLLASASAAQLAQITLRLNGTALRWEEIDEDISLRGIVTRYGKKNMMLKKEFKICLNAPAFLGDADQKGVWRTPPIKAMLREWWRVAAAPEQGYRHEQLRQNEGKLFGNAWLDDDFSKSLVRLALEHWHAGKMTALDNDPKVTHPEVKFPVGSQLYLGYGPLIFQQGVKLKNGAALQANETNTLSLAYPDDPTQKIEQTLQLIDWFGTLGGRSRNGWGSLSLSGQSTLTRQHGTLTGVLRPLDDCLKLDWPHAIGQDSEGPLIWESSASFSDWQAAMKFLAQTKIGFRTQESISFKNGIPHPNEGKRKNNWQLHRQPEERHLLAYPVTHHEVSKQRQRGDEKPDWGDGRLVNQLRFKLFRDAAGQLRTRIYHTPHACPLPTTMSAAQQVAVWQTVHRWLDQQATLTRLGA from the coding sequence ATGGAACGCACCAGCAACGAGTCACGGCTTCACGCAATAGACGCCCGGGTTGAGGGGCGCAACATCACCCTACGACTGAGCAACGCCCAGCAGATCGTTTTTCCTGTAGATGACTTTCCGCTGCTGGCCTCGGCAAGCGCGGCACAGCTTGCACAAATCACCCTCCGGCTCAACGGCACCGCCCTGCGCTGGGAAGAGATTGACGAAGACATCTCGCTACGAGGCATCGTCACCCGTTACGGAAAAAAGAACATGATGCTGAAAAAAGAATTCAAGATTTGCCTCAACGCCCCGGCTTTTCTGGGCGATGCTGACCAAAAAGGCGTCTGGCGCACGCCGCCGATCAAGGCCATGTTGCGTGAATGGTGGCGGGTGGCGGCGGCACCTGAGCAGGGTTATCGCCATGAACAACTGCGCCAGAATGAAGGCAAGCTGTTTGGCAATGCGTGGCTGGATGATGATTTTTCCAAAAGCCTGGTGCGATTGGCACTGGAACATTGGCATGCAGGGAAAATGACCGCTTTGGACAACGATCCCAAAGTGACGCACCCGGAAGTCAAGTTTCCCGTTGGCAGTCAACTTTACCTTGGCTACGGCCCGCTCATTTTCCAGCAAGGCGTAAAGCTCAAAAACGGCGCAGCCCTGCAAGCCAATGAAACCAACACCCTCAGCCTTGCCTATCCGGACGACCCCACACAGAAAATAGAACAAACCCTGCAACTCATCGACTGGTTTGGCACGCTCGGCGGGCGTTCACGCAATGGCTGGGGTTCGCTCAGTTTGTCGGGACAAAGCACCTTAACCCGGCAACATGGCACGCTCACCGGCGTGCTGCGCCCCTTGGACGACTGCCTGAAACTCGATTGGCCACACGCCATCGGCCAGGACAGCGAAGGCCCGTTGATCTGGGAAAGCAGCGCGTCCTTCAGCGACTGGCAAGCGGCGATGAAGTTTCTGGCGCAAACCAAGATTGGGTTTCGGACGCAGGAAAGTATTTCATTCAAGAATGGCATTCCACACCCTAACGAAGGCAAGCGAAAAAACAACTGGCAGTTGCACCGCCAACCGGAGGAGCGTCACTTGCTTGCATATCCGGTTACGCACCATGAGGTTAGCAAACAGAGGCAACGTGGCGATGAGAAACCAGATTGGGGCGACGGGCGTCTCGTCAACCAACTCCGCTTCAAACTTTTCCGCGATGCAGCCGGCCAACTCCGCACCCGCATTTACCACACGCCGCACGCCTGCCCGTTGCCCACGACTATGAGTGCAGCCCAACAAGTCGCCGTCTGGCAAACCGTCCACCGTTGGCTAGACCAGCAAGCCACGCTCACCCGCCTCGGAGCCTGA
- the cas10 gene encoding type III-B CRISPR-associated protein Cas10/Cmr2, with amino-acid sequence MNQTNPWLAKLAAWTHDPAEKSLVLMRDPAGHEGGTVRELRKILFPQGIPADIKAAMKRADHWAAAADRPQFGGSGRQSWAQVRFEEQPVLIHPLSGEEFDLIKLADIDPAHIKALSGQHFDELIVSENGVIDTRKTALNFWRFGPELDQSTLPTLWKMLPADTRVPDHTIWSHLDLSSAFATAFTADANNDAALLSMSFGPVQDFIAAARTTSDLWAGSHLLSRLAWEGLKVIATEIGPDAVLFPQLRGIPQVDLWLRDTIGLPKDRFAKAEWANTPTDANPLFMAALPNKFVAIVPADQAAALADKVTTAVRHWVKNTTQEMLKELLEKASIAYTPDLPCHAQLTAQLAGFPEVHWASVPFSLITADADGKALAEQSQLAKASRPFLGNIDAPGFLGSEVWRVLAKTIEIDGARIFTPNPGVLYPAIYDLLDRVAAAAKAVRPFSQTRHEGYRCDLTGEAEWLTTDRAQLSYGKTGRKDAPTLWNAAAKALPGLFRKGEHLSAIAMLKRLWPRQFVCEISSVIGKDMGRYVISTHTMALATSLEKWIDADGGKLAPSNLLEAAKTPTALPLRLMRKLSGKCEATRQLAKGIPAWLDDDNDDDTQRETKQKEIAKLLGCKPEAYYAFILLDGDKMGAWLSGTEEDYNLPYAKTWHPKIRAAAQGKFPQLDAYLKADRAVSPARHMAISAALNDFALHMARHVVEDLCKGKLLYAGGDDVLAMVSVDDLLRCLFLLRLAYSGIWPDAEGLAELLGVLGERKMAKLKRGHALLDSKMAKLKHGHALLDNKLLRLMGNKATASAGAVVAHHQAPLANVLRELRKTEKRAKMEGGRDAFSINLLKRSGGAVQLTLPWLTPGSTWPTALEGNLTDTPMALLLKLRDIFSGNTSRKAAYLTQGWLTDLPTTRQIGMQPLQAMIAANLEYQLKRQGGKDNAEANAATARLLVDTASRIAAQRKSEPAPIIRDLLGIAEFLARESRTGNMGEMA; translated from the coding sequence ATGAATCAAACCAATCCCTGGCTGGCCAAACTCGCCGCCTGGACGCACGACCCGGCAGAAAAATCCCTGGTCCTGATGCGTGACCCGGCCGGCCACGAAGGCGGCACGGTGCGCGAGCTTCGCAAAATCCTTTTCCCGCAAGGCATTCCGGCCGACATCAAGGCCGCCATGAAACGCGCCGACCATTGGGCCGCCGCCGCAGACCGCCCACAATTCGGCGGCAGCGGACGGCAAAGCTGGGCACAAGTCCGCTTTGAAGAACAGCCCGTGCTGATTCACCCCCTCTCCGGCGAAGAATTCGATCTGATAAAACTGGCTGACATCGACCCTGCCCACATCAAGGCGCTTTCAGGGCAACACTTTGATGAACTGATCGTCAGCGAGAACGGGGTTATCGACACCCGCAAAACCGCACTCAATTTCTGGCGCTTCGGCCCAGAACTCGACCAAAGCACCTTGCCGACGCTCTGGAAAATGCTCCCCGCCGATACCCGCGTACCCGACCACACCATCTGGTCGCACCTCGATTTATCCAGCGCCTTCGCCACCGCCTTTACCGCCGACGCCAACAACGACGCGGCCCTGCTCTCGATGAGTTTTGGCCCGGTGCAGGATTTTATCGCCGCCGCTCGCACCACCTCCGACCTGTGGGCCGGCTCGCACCTGCTGTCGCGCCTGGCTTGGGAGGGGCTGAAAGTCATCGCCACAGAAATCGGCCCGGATGCTGTGCTATTTCCACAACTGCGCGGCATCCCGCAAGTCGACCTCTGGCTGCGCGACACAATCGGCTTGCCCAAAGATCGTTTTGCCAAGGCCGAATGGGCCAACACCCCAACCGATGCCAACCCGCTCTTCATGGCGGCATTGCCCAATAAATTTGTCGCCATCGTCCCCGCTGATCAAGCCGCTGCGCTGGCCGACAAAGTCACCACCGCCGTCCGTCACTGGGTCAAAAACACAACCCAAGAAATGCTCAAGGAACTGCTGGAAAAAGCCAGCATCGCCTATACCCCAGATTTACCCTGCCACGCGCAGTTGACCGCGCAATTGGCCGGTTTCCCGGAAGTGCATTGGGCCAGCGTGCCGTTTTCCCTGATTACCGCCGACGCGGACGGCAAAGCGCTGGCTGAACAAAGCCAACTCGCCAAGGCCAGCCGCCCTTTCCTCGGCAACATTGACGCCCCCGGTTTTCTCGGCAGCGAAGTCTGGCGCGTACTGGCAAAAACCATTGAGATCGACGGCGCTCGTATTTTTACGCCAAACCCCGGCGTGCTCTACCCAGCCATTTACGACTTGCTCGACCGGGTTGCCGCAGCCGCCAAAGCCGTGCGCCCGTTCAGCCAAACCCGGCATGAAGGTTATCGCTGTGATCTGACCGGTGAAGCCGAATGGCTGACCACTGACCGCGCCCAACTCAGCTATGGCAAAACCGGGCGCAAAGACGCGCCAACCCTGTGGAACGCTGCCGCCAAAGCACTTCCTGGGCTATTTCGCAAAGGCGAACACCTTTCCGCCATCGCCATGCTCAAACGCCTGTGGCCACGTCAGTTTGTTTGCGAGATTTCAAGCGTTATCGGCAAAGACATGGGCCGTTACGTCATCTCCACGCACACGATGGCCTTAGCTACTTCGCTGGAAAAATGGATTGACGCGGACGGCGGCAAACTAGCCCCAAGCAATTTGCTCGAAGCCGCCAAAACGCCAACCGCCTTGCCGCTGCGCCTGATGCGCAAGCTGAGTGGGAAATGTGAAGCAACCCGCCAACTGGCCAAAGGCATTCCCGCCTGGCTGGACGATGACAACGACGACGATACGCAGCGCGAAACCAAGCAAAAGGAAATTGCCAAACTGCTGGGCTGCAAGCCTGAAGCCTATTACGCCTTTATCCTGCTCGACGGCGACAAAATGGGTGCCTGGCTGTCCGGCACCGAAGAAGACTACAACCTGCCCTACGCCAAAACCTGGCACCCAAAGATTCGGGCGGCCGCCCAAGGAAAATTCCCCCAACTCGACGCCTACTTGAAGGCCGATCGCGCCGTTTCCCCAGCCCGTCACATGGCGATTTCCGCCGCCCTTAACGACTTCGCCTTGCACATGGCGCGGCATGTCGTCGAAGACCTGTGCAAAGGCAAGTTGCTCTACGCCGGCGGTGACGACGTACTGGCGATGGTTTCGGTCGACGATCTGCTACGCTGTCTTTTCCTGCTGCGGCTGGCCTATTCCGGCATCTGGCCCGACGCGGAGGGCTTGGCCGAACTGCTGGGCGTCCTCGGCGAGCGCAAGATGGCGAAGCTCAAACGCGGCCACGCCCTGCTCGATAGCAAGATGGCGAAGCTCAAACACGGCCACGCCCTGCTCGATAACAAGCTGCTGCGGCTGATGGGCAACAAAGCTACCGCCTCGGCCGGTGCCGTGGTTGCCCACCACCAAGCGCCGCTGGCCAACGTGTTGCGCGAACTGCGCAAAACGGAAAAGCGCGCCAAGATGGAAGGCGGGCGCGATGCCTTTTCGATCAACCTGCTCAAACGCTCCGGCGGCGCCGTGCAACTTACGCTGCCCTGGCTCACGCCAGGCAGCACTTGGCCGACGGCACTTGAAGGCAACCTGACCGATACACCAATGGCCTTGCTGCTCAAGCTGCGCGACATCTTCAGCGGCAACACCTCGCGCAAGGCAGCCTACCTGACCCAAGGCTGGCTCACCGATCTCCCCACTACCCGGCAAATCGGCATGCAGCCTCTGCAAGCCATGATCGCTGCCAATCTTGAATATCAGCTCAAACGGCAAGGCGGCAAAGATAACGCCGAAGCCAATGCCGCCACCGCCCGCTTGCTGGTCGATACCGCCTCCCGTATCGCCGCCCAACGCAAAAGCGAACCGGCCCCGATCATCCGCGACCTGCTAGGCATTGCCGAATTCCTGGCCCGCGAAAGCCGCACCGGGAACATGGGAGAAATGGCATGA
- a CDS encoding type III-B CRISPR module-associated protein Cmr3 codes for MNTLFLEPHDVLYLRGNKLFGDAGAHGEALMPPWPSMAAGAIRSRLMAENETVESLADFRLTHFGLARRNPDGTAEPLWPLPADVIVTSETLDNATYFKPMPLEGGIASSFALPLLPVFAADKPSKPESGLWLNGKGISAWLSGLPITQDHLVRASQLWASDPRLGIALDAQRRSAADGKIYTTEAIALAKNVGFITASTGHSSQLANGDLVRLGGDGRAATAHIVTVDTPETDWDRIEKEGRFRLLLTTPGIFADGWQPEGIPAHLEAAAVSRAETISGWDVLTGKPKAAQRIAPTGSVYWFDKLADLQTLKNLVDNGLSLNDPTRRAEGFNHCRIAPWV; via the coding sequence ATGAACACACTTTTTCTTGAACCGCACGACGTCCTTTACCTGCGCGGCAACAAACTCTTTGGCGACGCTGGCGCGCACGGTGAAGCCCTGATGCCGCCCTGGCCTTCAATGGCGGCAGGGGCGATTCGTTCGCGCCTGATGGCTGAAAATGAAACCGTGGAATCCCTGGCTGATTTTCGGCTCACGCACTTTGGCCTCGCCAGGCGCAACCCGGATGGCACGGCGGAGCCGCTCTGGCCGCTACCCGCCGATGTCATCGTCACCAGCGAAACACTGGATAACGCCACGTATTTCAAGCCGATGCCACTTGAAGGTGGCATTGCCAGCAGCTTCGCGCTGCCCTTGCTACCGGTGTTTGCTGCCGACAAACCCAGCAAACCGGAGAGCGGACTTTGGCTGAACGGGAAAGGCATTTCAGCCTGGTTATCCGGCTTGCCGATCACACAAGACCATCTGGTTCGTGCCAGCCAACTCTGGGCCTCCGACCCCCGCCTGGGGATTGCTTTGGATGCACAAAGACGAAGTGCCGCCGACGGCAAAATTTATACGACAGAAGCCATCGCGCTAGCCAAGAACGTTGGCTTCATCACCGCCAGCACCGGCCATTCAAGCCAACTCGCCAATGGCGACCTTGTACGTTTGGGCGGCGACGGCCGCGCTGCAACCGCACACATTGTCACGGTAGACACGCCGGAAACCGACTGGGATCGTATCGAAAAAGAAGGCCGCTTCCGTTTGTTGCTCACCACGCCGGGGATTTTTGCCGACGGCTGGCAACCGGAAGGCATTCCCGCCCATTTGGAAGCCGCGGCCGTTAGCCGGGCCGAAACCATTTCCGGCTGGGATGTACTCACCGGCAAACCCAAAGCCGCTCAACGCATCGCCCCCACCGGCAGCGTGTACTGGTTCGACAAGCTTGCCGACCTTCAGACGCTCAAAAATCTGGTTGATAATGGCCTTTCGCTAAACGACCCGACCCGCCGTGCCGAAGGCTTCAACCATTGCCGCATCGCCCCCTGGGTTTAA
- a CDS encoding PIN domain-containing protein, whose protein sequence is MQLYLDACIVILLVERHQQYESQIRSELSQRHGAKLCWTELTRMETRVKPLRENMHLLLSHFDHFYTEPAASRIVLDREVFDIATELRAKHGLKTPDALHLAAALRSDCAEFWTNDRHLEKAADGRIAIVTFN, encoded by the coding sequence ATGCAACTCTATCTGGACGCCTGCATCGTCATTCTCCTCGTCGAACGTCACCAGCAATATGAAAGCCAGATTCGTTCAGAACTCTCACAACGCCACGGTGCAAAGCTTTGCTGGACCGAACTCACCCGGATGGAAACCCGGGTCAAACCTCTACGTGAAAACATGCACCTGCTGCTCTCACATTTTGATCATTTCTATACGGAACCCGCAGCCAGCCGCATTGTTCTGGATCGGGAAGTTTTTGACATTGCGACAGAGTTACGCGCCAAACACGGGCTGAAAACACCGGATGCACTCCACCTTGCGGCCGCGCTACGCAGCGACTGTGCAGAATTCTGGACCAATGACCGCCACCTGGAAAAAGCTGCCGATGGCCGTATAGCCATCGTCACTTTCAACTGA
- the cmr4 gene encoding type III-B CRISPR module RAMP protein Cmr4 has product MYQAQAALFLYAVSPVHMGAGTAFGLIDSPIQRERHTEYPLFAGSGLKGAIRHRFAQIWPKQDDLLNRLFGPEGGELYAGAVSFGDAQLVVFPVRSAKRGYVYATCPLALARANRLLGLLGKPSLPANNAQPAEGKASVCDAGLLDTDKLALEAFEYTAGETAELKAVAAWLADNALPRGDAHAFFRNKIKTDLVLLSDEDFGYFVKNATVVEPHVKIDDKTGTAKDGGLFYVENLPPESLLLAPLMASQERSGKQETPAEAVLSHVIPNLDGQLVQIGGDATTGRGQIVITALK; this is encoded by the coding sequence ATGTACCAAGCCCAAGCCGCCCTGTTTCTCTATGCCGTCAGCCCCGTCCACATGGGTGCAGGCACCGCCTTCGGCCTGATCGACAGCCCGATTCAGCGCGAACGCCATACCGAATACCCGCTATTCGCCGGTTCCGGCCTCAAGGGCGCCATCCGCCATCGCTTTGCCCAAATCTGGCCAAAGCAGGATGATCTACTTAACCGTCTGTTCGGGCCAGAAGGCGGCGAGCTTTACGCCGGCGCGGTCAGTTTTGGCGATGCCCAACTGGTCGTTTTCCCCGTGCGCTCTGCCAAGCGCGGTTACGTCTATGCCACCTGCCCGCTGGCTTTGGCTCGCGCCAACCGACTACTTGGCTTGCTCGGCAAGCCCAGCTTGCCAGCCAACAACGCCCAACCCGCCGAAGGCAAAGCCAGCGTGTGCGATGCCGGTTTACTGGATACCGACAAATTGGCTCTTGAAGCCTTTGAATACACCGCCGGCGAAACGGCGGAACTCAAGGCCGTTGCCGCCTGGCTCGCCGACAACGCGCTGCCACGAGGCGATGCGCACGCCTTTTTCCGCAACAAGATCAAGACCGATCTGGTGCTGCTCTCCGATGAAGATTTTGGCTACTTCGTCAAGAATGCCACGGTGGTTGAACCGCACGTCAAGATTGACGACAAAACCGGCACCGCCAAGGATGGCGGGCTGTTCTATGTCGAAAACCTGCCCCCGGAAAGCCTGCTGCTTGCCCCGCTGATGGCCAGCCAGGAACGTAGCGGCAAGCAGGAAACCCCGGCTGAAGCCGTCCTTAGCCATGTCATCCCCAACCTGGATGGCCAACTCGTCCAGATCGGCGGCGACGCCACCACCGGGCGTGGGCAAATTGTGATCACCGCGTTGAAATAA
- the cmr5 gene encoding type III-B CRISPR module-associated protein Cmr5, with translation MSTFSLNKMPAMTLEQRRSQFAWDSVQGCNKDYVKLAKSAPALIMNNGLMQTLSYLQDKKHSELLKHLREWLATRYPEHFGQAKDFQSLIGKLLKVDSSQYRQATEESLLLLRWIRQFAAALGA, from the coding sequence ATGAGCACATTCAGCCTCAACAAGATGCCCGCGATGACACTCGAACAACGGCGTTCCCAATTTGCTTGGGATAGCGTTCAAGGGTGTAACAAGGATTACGTCAAACTAGCCAAATCGGCACCCGCACTGATCATGAACAACGGCCTGATGCAAACCTTGAGTTACTTGCAGGACAAAAAACACAGTGAACTGCTGAAACACCTGCGCGAATGGCTGGCAACCCGTTACCCAGAGCATTTTGGACAGGCCAAAGATTTCCAATCGTTAATTGGAAAATTACTCAAAGTGGACTCCTCGCAATACCGCCAAGCGACCGAAGAATCCTTGCTGCTCCTGCGCTGGATTCGCCAGTTTGCCGCCGCTTTAGGGGCTTGA